From the Exiguobacterium aurantiacum genome, one window contains:
- the galE gene encoding UDP-glucose 4-epimerase GalE — protein MSVLVVGGAGYIGSHAVRALLARGENVIVIDNLQTGHIESVPEQVRLFKGDIRDRAFMDQTFANESITEVLHFAANSLVGESMDEPLKYYDNNVFGTQVLLETMRKHGVTRIVFSSTAATYGDQDEMPIRETAATNPTNTYGATKLAMETMMKWCDRAFGIRFVALRYFNVAGADPTGEIGEDHMPETHLIPLVLEVANGKRDAITVFGDDYQTPDGTCIRDYIHVQDLVDAHVRALDYLKEGGASDVFNLGTETGLSVLEIIEAARRVTGHAIPVQMGVRRAGDPAILIASPDKAKQVLGWTPLRSTVDIILADAWNWHKHHPEGYKHVEGVRR, from the coding sequence ATGAGTGTACTCGTCGTCGGAGGGGCCGGTTATATCGGCTCCCATGCAGTCCGCGCCTTGCTTGCGCGCGGGGAAAACGTCATCGTGATCGACAACCTGCAGACCGGGCATATCGAATCGGTTCCGGAACAGGTCCGTTTATTTAAAGGGGATATCCGCGACCGCGCCTTCATGGATCAGACGTTCGCGAACGAGTCGATCACCGAGGTGCTCCATTTCGCCGCCAACTCGCTCGTCGGTGAGTCGATGGATGAGCCGTTGAAGTATTACGACAACAACGTCTTTGGGACACAAGTGTTGCTCGAGACGATGCGGAAACATGGCGTGACGCGAATCGTCTTCTCCTCGACGGCCGCGACATATGGCGACCAGGACGAGATGCCGATCCGAGAGACGGCCGCGACGAACCCGACGAACACGTACGGGGCGACGAAACTCGCGATGGAGACGATGATGAAATGGTGCGACCGCGCCTTCGGCATCCGTTTCGTGGCGCTCCGTTACTTCAACGTCGCCGGTGCTGACCCGACCGGTGAGATCGGTGAGGACCATATGCCAGAGACGCACTTGATTCCGCTCGTGCTCGAAGTGGCGAACGGGAAGCGGGACGCCATCACCGTGTTCGGCGACGATTACCAGACGCCGGACGGGACGTGCATCCGCGATTACATCCACGTGCAAGACCTCGTCGACGCCCACGTGCGCGCACTCGACTATTTGAAAGAGGGCGGTGCGAGCGACGTTTTCAATCTCGGCACGGAGACAGGACTATCGGTGCTCGAAATCATCGAGGCGGCCCGTCGCGTGACGGGACATGCCATCCCGGTGCAGATGGGCGTCCGTCGTGCCGGTGACCCGGCGATATTGATCGCGTCACCGGACAAGGCGAAACAAGTGCTCGGCTGGACACCATTACGGTCGACGGTCGATATCATCCTCGCCGACGCCTGGAACTGGCACAAGCATCATCCGGAAGGTTATAAACATGTCGAAGGGGTGAGACGATGA
- a CDS encoding aldose epimerase family protein, which yields MSQLREATIENKNGMRLSAISYGCAMTELTAPDRDGNMDSVILKYDSPEQYLENPVYLGSVVGRIAGRIRNAEIDGVALTPSEAPHHIHGGDDGITARHWDMNVEGQAITFTYLSPDGEEGYPGNVTFKVVYELTDDNELVVTMTAQTDKRTWVNLNHHNYFNLGGRPTIHDHVLTLPADHVAKLDDESLPTGELLEVKATPFDFRNGKPVGEAITSEDEAIVKAGGLDHPFLLKERVTRLHDPVSGRVMDVETNQPVMVVYTANFLSEETPVTLEGRQKHSAICLEAQAFPDAPNHPDIATSIELKPEELYHSRTVYRFGVE from the coding sequence GTGAGCCAGTTGAGAGAAGCAACGATTGAAAATAAGAACGGCATGCGTTTATCGGCCATTTCTTACGGGTGTGCCATGACCGAGTTGACGGCACCGGACCGTGACGGGAATATGGACTCTGTCATTTTGAAGTACGACAGTCCCGAGCAATACCTGGAGAACCCGGTCTATCTCGGTTCTGTCGTCGGACGGATTGCCGGGCGGATCCGCAATGCGGAGATTGATGGGGTGGCCTTGACCCCAAGCGAGGCCCCGCATCATATCCACGGCGGAGACGACGGCATCACGGCCCGGCACTGGGACATGAACGTCGAGGGGCAGGCGATCACGTTCACTTATCTCAGTCCGGATGGGGAAGAAGGGTATCCCGGCAACGTCACGTTCAAGGTCGTCTATGAATTGACGGACGACAACGAGCTCGTCGTCACGATGACGGCCCAGACGGACAAACGGACGTGGGTCAACTTGAACCATCACAACTATTTCAATCTCGGTGGACGGCCGACGATTCATGACCATGTGTTGACGTTACCAGCCGATCATGTCGCAAAACTCGATGACGAGTCACTGCCGACGGGCGAGTTGCTTGAAGTGAAGGCGACGCCGTTCGACTTCCGTAATGGGAAGCCAGTCGGTGAGGCGATTACATCGGAGGACGAAGCCATCGTCAAGGCTGGGGGACTTGATCATCCGTTCCTGTTGAAGGAGAGGGTGACCCGGTTGCATGACCCGGTGAGCGGACGCGTCATGGACGTCGAAACGAACCAGCCGGTCATGGTCGTCTATACGGCAAACTTCCTCAGTGAAGAGACACCGGTCACGCTCGAGGGACGGCAGAAGCATAGTGCGATCTGTTTAGAAGCACAGGCGTTCCCGGACGCACCGAACCATCCAGACATCGCCACATCGATCGAACTGAAACCCGAGGAGTTGTATCACTCGAGGACGGTTTATCGGTTTGGGGTGGAGTGA
- the tnpB gene encoding IS200/IS605 family element RNA-guided endonuclease TnpB: MLRAYKFRLYPTKPQRESFMKTFGCVRFVYNKMLEERIRLYEESKLNPDAKQKLPTPAKYKPEFPFLKEVDSLSLANAQMDLNKAYANFFRDKSVGFPKFKSKHSDRASYTTNNQNGNVRIEDGKVKLPKIGFVKFKQHRSFEGIIKSATISMTKTGKFFVSILVNQGEEKWIPAKNKIGIDLGLEHFAIMTNDDMVSEKIDNPRFLRKSEEKVEKAQRALSRKKIGSKNREKAKLILAKKHEKIANQRKDFLHKLSKQIVDENQVIVVETLKSKNMMKNHKVAKSIGDVSWYEFVRQLEYKCKFYGRTLIKADQWFASTQICSSCGEKGQKKTMDVREWTCTCGAHHDRDINASINLLMLAD; encoded by the coding sequence TTGCTGAGGGCGTACAAGTTTCGACTATACCCGACGAAACCGCAACGAGAATCCTTCATGAAGACGTTCGGTTGCGTCCGTTTCGTCTACAACAAGATGCTCGAAGAACGGATCCGACTGTATGAAGAGTCGAAGCTGAACCCCGACGCAAAGCAGAAGCTCCCGACCCCGGCGAAGTATAAGCCCGAATTCCCTTTCTTGAAAGAAGTCGATAGCTTGTCTCTGGCGAATGCCCAGATGGACTTAAATAAGGCGTATGCCAACTTCTTCCGCGACAAATCTGTGGGGTTCCCGAAGTTCAAATCGAAGCACAGCGACCGTGCCTCCTACACGACCAACAATCAGAACGGGAACGTCCGGATCGAGGACGGGAAGGTGAAACTTCCTAAGATCGGCTTCGTGAAGTTCAAACAACATCGTTCTTTCGAGGGAATCATCAAGTCCGCGACAATCTCGATGACGAAGACAGGCAAGTTCTTCGTCTCCATTCTTGTCAATCAAGGTGAAGAAAAGTGGATTCCTGCTAAGAACAAAATCGGCATCGACCTCGGGTTAGAACACTTCGCCATCATGACAAATGATGACATGGTTTCTGAGAAGATCGACAACCCTCGTTTCCTTCGCAAGTCGGAAGAAAAGGTCGAGAAGGCACAGCGAGCTTTGTCTCGTAAGAAAATAGGAAGCAAGAATCGAGAAAAAGCCAAGCTGATTCTCGCCAAGAAGCACGAGAAGATCGCAAATCAACGTAAAGACTTTCTTCATAAGTTGTCGAAACAAATCGTTGACGAGAACCAAGTCATCGTCGTGGAGACATTGAAATCTAAGAATATGATGAAGAACCACAAGGTAGCTAAGTCTATTGGAGACGTAAGTTGGTACGAGTTCGTCCGCCAATTGGAGTACAAATGTAAGTTCTATGGTCGAACGCTTATTAAAGCAGACCAGTGGTTTGCATCAACCCAAATATGTTCTTCTTGCGGCGAGAAAGGCCAGAAGAAGACTATGGACGTCCGTGAATGGACGTGTACTTGTGGCGCTCATCATGATCGAGATATCAACGCGAGCATCAACTTGTTGATGTTAGCTGACTAA
- a CDS encoding S8 family peptidase: protein MMWAKWAIGLLFVSGAIGWSDVTSAEGTKEQIDRVIVQVKGNNVTNTSQEMLVKKTSNSSAIYTVDVPTEKTLSEYISELKSQPEVVRVEPDYLLQHAYTPNDSDLFLQSHHKNIETKEAWNRTKGSTNVIVAVIDDGIDLYHEDLENNIIHPFDMVEGWDETIPVGEHGTHVAGIIAGQIDNYTGGAGVAPKTKIMPINVFEGDGAYSSDVIKAIYYAVDNGADIINMSLGSYYYSWLNQEAIKYAHDAGVVIVAAAGNDATDDPWYPAAYEHVVSVASTTSWDSPSYFSNYGSTIDISAPGSSIYSTLPYDSYGVMSGTSMASPVVAGVAALIKANAPSLTGDQIVKRLIDTADDLGARGKDDDYGYGRVNASAAVNTSMYGPVVVDAFTDQATQVTGQLPYDVPGGTIYVYNASKQVIGQLKQSQKGKFTIPVPKQTGGSTLYVAVEDTQKNRSSVTTFKVIDKTAPVAPKVSAFSDAMTVLTGTAESKSTVIVMNGSKKVGQATSVSGKFSVKLAKQKAGSTLTVYVIDAAKNKSKSVLVKVTDKTAPPTPTSSSVNTKSTSLTGKTEAKALVYLYKGKTKVASTKADSKGLFKFTFKTQTSGTKFSLYAVDAAKNKSKLKTITVTVFKTSNATYLKQHYAAAKKGTMYKAEAKLYDRMKITGKNASYGYYQTGCCVFGKVKGPFIYGTIGYDDKYPNHIGDIMTMPSFDNRKVKLTEVTSALGAPKVHRKFPKNETHTSAYFVSNKLIMSYENAGTVEYKPTKKTTFWADYDSNGYVRAFGLRYF from the coding sequence ATGATGTGGGCGAAATGGGCAATTGGTCTTCTTTTTGTATCAGGGGCTATAGGTTGGTCAGATGTTACGAGTGCGGAAGGTACTAAAGAACAAATTGATCGAGTCATTGTTCAAGTTAAAGGAAATAATGTGACAAACACATCACAAGAAATGCTTGTAAAGAAAACAAGTAATTCTTCAGCAATTTATACAGTAGACGTACCGACAGAGAAAACGTTGAGTGAATATATTAGTGAGTTAAAGTCCCAACCAGAAGTAGTAAGAGTAGAACCTGATTATCTTTTACAACACGCTTATACACCAAATGATTCGGATTTATTTCTTCAATCACACCACAAAAATATTGAGACAAAAGAGGCTTGGAATAGAACAAAGGGATCGACAAACGTCATTGTTGCTGTGATTGATGATGGAATTGATTTATATCATGAGGATTTAGAAAATAACATCATTCATCCCTTTGACATGGTTGAAGGTTGGGATGAGACAATTCCAGTGGGCGAACACGGAACACACGTCGCGGGAATCATCGCTGGTCAAATTGATAATTACACAGGAGGAGCAGGAGTTGCTCCAAAAACAAAAATCATGCCTATCAATGTATTTGAAGGGGACGGCGCTTACTCTTCAGATGTCATCAAAGCCATTTATTATGCGGTAGACAATGGCGCTGACATCATTAATATGAGTTTAGGTAGTTATTATTACAGCTGGTTAAATCAAGAAGCTATTAAATACGCACATGATGCTGGAGTAGTGATCGTTGCAGCAGCTGGAAACGATGCGACAGACGATCCATGGTACCCTGCCGCTTACGAACATGTGGTATCCGTTGCCTCGACGACATCATGGGATTCACCGTCTTATTTCTCAAACTATGGGTCGACAATTGATATTTCAGCCCCAGGTAGCTCTATTTACTCGACATTACCCTATGATAGCTACGGTGTGATGAGCGGAACTTCCATGGCATCTCCTGTCGTCGCCGGTGTTGCAGCACTAATTAAAGCGAACGCCCCCTCTTTAACAGGCGATCAAATCGTTAAACGTTTGATTGATACGGCGGATGATCTCGGAGCACGAGGAAAAGATGACGATTACGGATACGGTCGTGTCAATGCGTCAGCAGCCGTCAATACGTCAATGTACGGTCCAGTTGTCGTGGACGCATTTACAGATCAAGCAACGCAAGTGACGGGACAACTTCCATATGATGTCCCAGGAGGCACTATTTACGTATACAATGCTTCAAAACAGGTCATAGGCCAACTCAAACAAAGTCAAAAAGGCAAGTTTACAATTCCAGTTCCAAAACAAACAGGCGGCTCCACTCTCTATGTAGCGGTAGAAGACACCCAAAAGAACAGAAGCTCCGTGACAACGTTTAAAGTCATCGATAAAACGGCTCCGGTCGCGCCAAAAGTCTCAGCGTTCTCTGATGCGATGACTGTACTTACTGGTACAGCTGAGAGTAAAAGCACGGTCATCGTTATGAACGGAAGCAAAAAAGTGGGTCAAGCGACATCTGTTTCCGGAAAATTTTCAGTAAAACTAGCTAAACAAAAAGCAGGATCCACATTGACGGTTTATGTAATAGATGCCGCTAAAAACAAGAGCAAGTCGGTACTTGTTAAAGTAACAGATAAAACGGCACCTCCTACACCAACATCTAGTAGTGTAAATACGAAAAGCACGAGCCTGACGGGAAAAACGGAAGCCAAGGCATTGGTGTACCTCTATAAAGGGAAAACAAAAGTCGCTAGTACAAAAGCTGACTCAAAAGGTCTTTTCAAATTTACATTCAAGACACAAACAAGCGGGACCAAGTTCTCACTCTATGCTGTTGATGCTGCGAAAAATAAAAGCAAGCTAAAGACAATTACCGTCACTGTCTTCAAAACGAGTAATGCTACTTATTTGAAGCAACATTACGCAGCTGCGAAAAAAGGCACGATGTATAAGGCAGAGGCAAAATTGTATGACCGCATGAAAATAACAGGGAAAAATGCATCTTATGGATACTATCAAACAGGCTGTTGCGTATTCGGAAAAGTAAAAGGACCTTTTATCTATGGGACGATTGGATACGATGACAAATATCCGAATCATATTGGTGACATCATGACGATGCCATCTTTCGATAATCGAAAAGTTAAATTGACGGAAGTGACAAGCGCGCTTGGAGCACCAAAGGTCCATAGGAAGTTCCCGAAAAATGAAACCCATACAAGTGCGTATTTTGTAAGTAATAAATTGATCATGAGCTATGAGAATGCAGGAACTGTGGAGTACAAACCAACAAAAAAGACGACATTTTGGGCAGATTATGACTCGAATGGATATGTCAGAGCATTTGGATTAAGATACTTTTAA
- a CDS encoding PDDEXK-like family protein, whose protein sequence is MTYSLDTILQLENSTEFNRLHQQFHQFNPLKVLRVDQYEIRHSNVLAWLFDPNENHRLGSFFLRKVLMNLITKPENEEKIVGIDYLPFLHAPLSDVTVHREWWTGNGSIDLLIDIPSLNLMLLIENKFHSNESAGQLSHYFDHVHETFPNRNILPVYLTLSSDAPSHNDYWFLDYEDVRLMITQELELNRATIADNIYDFLTYYIALLEERLVDDEETMNTALELYQDYASAIHLLYANANPAKHKQIELRQAVKTLDTFDAETRRHLLLIYNRKRQTIDYIFKTGGNIVHQAFLEFVNEQAIMTYSAHTRVPNFVMNDWLPYLEQMDRLNRYWLNYGLIIWFERKGSKRLKLYVEVGPIDYAERLPLLEALEAKNISFWKSGKQEGKKFTRIYTEMTDVPDWTNATVVKEAMTSLIDDSSFRSFSEMVTDVFASLYIIKA, encoded by the coding sequence ATGACTTATTCACTCGACACCATCTTACAACTCGAAAACTCGACCGAATTCAACCGTCTCCACCAGCAGTTCCATCAATTCAATCCGCTCAAGGTGCTCCGCGTCGATCAGTACGAGATTCGTCACTCGAACGTCCTCGCCTGGCTGTTCGACCCGAACGAGAACCATCGGCTCGGTAGCTTCTTTTTGCGGAAAGTCTTGATGAACTTAATCACGAAGCCGGAGAACGAAGAAAAGATCGTCGGCATCGACTATTTACCATTCCTTCACGCCCCACTCTCGGACGTCACGGTCCATCGCGAGTGGTGGACCGGGAATGGCTCAATCGACTTATTGATCGATATTCCATCGCTGAACTTGATGTTGCTCATCGAAAACAAGTTTCATTCGAACGAGTCGGCCGGCCAACTCAGTCATTACTTTGACCACGTCCACGAGACATTTCCGAATCGGAACATCTTGCCGGTCTATTTGACGCTCTCGAGTGATGCCCCGTCTCACAACGACTATTGGTTCCTCGACTATGAGGACGTCCGTCTGATGATCACCCAAGAACTCGAGTTGAACCGTGCGACAATCGCCGACAATATTTACGACTTTCTAACGTATTATATCGCGCTACTCGAGGAACGGCTCGTCGATGACGAGGAGACGATGAACACGGCGCTCGAGCTGTATCAAGATTATGCCTCCGCGATTCATTTGTTGTATGCGAATGCCAATCCGGCAAAGCATAAACAAATCGAGCTACGCCAAGCTGTCAAAACGCTTGATACGTTCGACGCGGAGACGAGACGACATCTCCTGCTTATCTATAACCGCAAGCGACAAACCATCGACTATATCTTTAAAACCGGCGGCAACATCGTCCACCAAGCGTTCCTCGAGTTTGTGAACGAACAGGCGATCATGACCTACTCCGCACACACTCGCGTGCCGAACTTCGTTATGAACGATTGGCTACCGTACTTGGAACAGATGGACCGATTGAACCGCTATTGGCTCAACTACGGACTGATCATCTGGTTCGAACGGAAAGGTAGCAAGCGTCTTAAACTCTATGTGGAAGTTGGACCGATTGATTATGCCGAACGTCTCCCGCTTCTGGAGGCACTCGAAGCGAAAAACATCTCGTTTTGGAAGTCCGGAAAACAAGAAGGGAAAAAGTTCACCCGCATTTACACTGAGATGACCGACGTTCCCGATTGGACGAATGCAACTGTCGTGAAAGAAGCAATGACGTCACTGATTGACGACTCATCGTTCCGTTCGTTTAGCGAAATGGTGACCGACGTGTTCGCTAGTTTGTATATCATCAAAGCATGA
- the tnpA gene encoding IS200/IS605 family transposase, whose protein sequence is MKMDTNKHSVFLLNYHLVLVVKYRRKVIDDDVSEFARQTFERIGASYHITLTEWNHDGDHIHVLFKAHPNTEMSKFLNAYKSASSRLIKRDFPHVKIRLWKEMFWSRSYCLVTTGGATVDVIRQYIEKQGKE, encoded by the coding sequence ATGAAAATGGACACAAATAAACATTCAGTCTTTCTTCTGAATTACCACCTCGTCTTGGTAGTCAAATATAGACGCAAGGTGATTGACGACGACGTCTCGGAGTTCGCGAGACAGACGTTCGAACGGATCGGCGCGTCATACCATATCACACTGACCGAATGGAATCATGACGGTGATCATATCCATGTGTTGTTCAAGGCTCACCCGAACACAGAGATGTCGAAGTTTCTGAACGCCTACAAGAGCGCCAGTAGCCGACTGATCAAACGAGACTTTCCACACGTCAAGATACGACTGTGGAAAGAAATGTTCTGGTCTCGAAGCTACTGCCTCGTGACGACCGGCGGTGCGACGGTCGACGTCATCAGGCAATACATCGAAAAACAAGGAAAGGAGTGA
- a CDS encoding UDP-glucose--hexose-1-phosphate uridylyltransferase has product MIESTIEALVEAAIREELITEQDRIYSRNRVLARINQLDFTKPTFVPHDSIPNLLETLTEHAVERGFVDDLLEEKDRFMAEVMDVFVSKPSEVTRTFNALRTTDVEAATAFFYKMSQASNYIQTKRIANNITYQAPTRYGTLDITINLSKPEKDPREIALARLQPTPETNYPKGLLAIENEGYGGHLKHPARANHRIIPLTLGGQAWSFQYSPYLYYNEHSILLSNEVRDMVIDRGAFERLLDFVSQFPHYFAGSNADLPIVGGSILTHDHYQAGRYRFAMDDAKVVSTYRSDRYDQVEIETLYWPLSIVRLRSRQKEQLVMLANQLLGHWREYADGDIVPYSGETRHNTVTPIARRRDGRYELDLVLRNNRTSDEHPDGIFHPHADVHHIKRENIGLIEVMGLAVLPARLKTELEQVVRYVAGEDVDVADMHRAWAEELKAKPGDAKTIVDQAVVDKFVKGLEDAGVFKQTVEGQERFTAFMASFLSHVDKVEYGATTTGMNR; this is encoded by the coding sequence ATGATCGAATCTACGATTGAAGCGCTCGTCGAGGCAGCGATCCGCGAGGAACTGATCACCGAGCAGGATCGCATCTACTCGCGGAACCGTGTCCTCGCCCGAATCAATCAACTCGATTTCACGAAACCGACGTTCGTCCCGCACGATTCGATTCCGAACCTGCTCGAGACGTTGACGGAGCATGCGGTCGAACGCGGGTTCGTCGACGATTTATTGGAAGAGAAGGACCGCTTCATGGCCGAGGTCATGGACGTGTTCGTCTCGAAACCGTCCGAGGTGACGCGCACGTTCAACGCGCTTCGAACTACCGATGTTGAAGCGGCGACGGCTTTCTTCTATAAGATGAGTCAGGCGTCGAACTATATCCAGACGAAACGGATCGCCAACAACATCACGTACCAGGCACCGACGCGCTACGGCACGCTCGACATCACCATCAACCTGTCGAAGCCGGAGAAGGATCCGCGTGAGATTGCGCTCGCTCGTCTGCAACCGACGCCGGAGACGAACTATCCGAAAGGGCTGCTCGCGATTGAGAATGAAGGTTACGGCGGTCACTTGAAACATCCGGCCCGAGCCAATCACCGCATCATCCCGCTCACGCTCGGCGGACAGGCATGGTCGTTCCAATATTCGCCGTACCTCTACTACAACGAGCACTCGATTTTGTTGTCGAACGAAGTACGCGACATGGTCATCGACCGGGGTGCGTTCGAGCGTCTGCTCGATTTCGTGTCGCAGTTCCCGCATTACTTCGCCGGGTCGAACGCGGACTTGCCAATCGTCGGTGGATCGATTTTGACGCACGACCATTACCAGGCCGGCCGCTACCGGTTTGCGATGGACGACGCCAAGGTCGTCTCGACGTATCGCTCGGACCGTTACGACCAAGTCGAAATCGAGACGCTCTATTGGCCGCTCTCGATCGTCCGGCTCCGCTCCCGTCAGAAAGAGCAGCTCGTCATGTTGGCGAATCAGTTGCTCGGCCATTGGCGCGAGTATGCCGACGGTGACATTGTCCCATATTCGGGTGAGACCCGTCACAATACGGTGACGCCGATTGCGCGCCGCCGCGACGGCCGCTATGAATTAGACCTCGTCCTCCGCAACAATCGGACGAGCGATGAGCATCCTGATGGGATCTTCCATCCGCACGCCGACGTCCATCACATCAAGCGCGAGAACATCGGGCTGATCGAAGTGATGGGACTCGCCGTGTTGCCGGCCCGACTGAAGACCGAACTCGAACAAGTCGTCCGCTATGTGGCCGGTGAAGACGTCGACGTCGCGGACATGCATCGCGCTTGGGCCGAAGAACTGAAGGCGAAGCCAGGTGACGCGAAGACGATCGTCGACCAGGCTGTCGTTGACAAGTTCGTCAAAGGGCTCGAGGACGCGGGCGTGTTCAAACAGACGGTGGAAGGACAGGAACGTTTCACCGCATTCATGGCTTCGTTTCTCAGCCACGTCGATAAAGTGGAGTACGGGGCGACGACTACGGGAATGAACAGGTAA